ATTGCATAATACTACAATTGCTCAACATCTATTGAATACATATGTAGATATTCAATTAAACAACCGACTAGATGAAAATCATTGGAATTACAGTTTGCCACATGGTACTACTGTTCAATTATAAATAATCAACACAATAAAAATTAAAGCACCGATTATTAGTAACTATTACTAACGATCGGTGCTTCTTATATGTATGATTATTGTTTCAACTCTTTATTGATTTTTCTACTTGTCGCCAAAAGTATACCTAGTGCAATACTGATACTTAAGAATGACGAGCCACCATAACTTAATAACGGCAAAGTGACACCGGTTAATGGTATTAATCCAGAAATTCCAGCTAAATTAATAAAAACTTGCATAAATATATAACTTGAAATACCAATACAAATCATTTTATAAAAATGGTTTGATGTCTTATTTGCATAAATAACGCCCTTGAATGTAATAAAAGCATACATCGCAATAATTACTAACACACCGACTAATCCAAGTTCTTCAGAAATTACAGCAAATATAAAATCAGTATGTGGTTCAGGCAGATACCCTAGTTTCATAATCCCATTACCAAGACCTTTTCCAAAAAAACCACCATTACCAATTGCTAGCAATGCATTCGCTAACTGATACCCATCTCCATTTTCATATAAAAACGGATTAGCAACCACTTTAATTCTTTTCATTCTATAAATATTTTGTGCATCAAATAGTAGTGTGTATACAAGGTAAATAATCATAGGTAAAGCCGTGATTGAAAATATTTGTATTTTGATTTTGTTTTTTATATCTGAATACAACAACATAAAGGCTATAATCGCACTATTTAAAAGTGCACCCCCTAAATCACCTTGAATTAAAATTAGCATAATACCAAAACCTAATACTAATAAAGGTGACACAAGCGAGCTTAAATTAAAATGACTACCCGCACGTAATCGACGATCAATAATGTATGACAAATATAGTATAGAAGAAATTTTCAACAACTCTGACGATTGTATATTTACGATACCTAAATTCAACCAGTTTTTAGAACCATTAATTTCACTACCGAACAACAACGTAATTACAAGTAAAGCGAGTACTACTGTTAAGATTACTTGCTGCATCTCTTTCCTCTGAAATACATTAATGTTCACTCTATAACTCATCGTAATCACAACTAAACTACCAATACAGAAATATATAAACTGTCTCTTAATAAAATACTTATCACTAATAGGTACACCATTCGTTAAAGCACCATTATTAGCAGAAACCATACTCGCACTGTATATCATCACTACGCCAATCATCGCAAGTATAAAATAAGTGAACAGTATACCGATATCTCCTCCCGAACTCTTTTTAAATTTAAATCGCTTCTTGAAATTCATAAGCCTCTCCTTTCAACCCCAAGAACCATCTTATCTATTTTTATTTACAATTGTCAATTATTTTTAGGCAAACCTAAAACATTTTACGTAAAATATTAAAAAACATAAAAAAAACCTTGTTAATAATCATAATTTAATGACATTTAACAAGGTTACTTCTTTATAATTTAAGTTCCATATCAATATGTGGAATATCATCTTCTAAATAAACTTCTGAAATAGCATTGAATCCAAATGCTGAATAGAAATCAATCAGTCGAGATTGAGCAGAAATGATAATTTTATTCGTTTCTAAATTCTCTTTTACATAATCAATCGCATACGCAACAATTTTCTTACCATAACTATGCCTTCTATAATTTGGATCAACTAAAACCCTACCTATATGTATAACATTGTCCACTTCAATCACTCTTAAATAAGCAACAATTTTCTCATTGTCTTTAAAAATAATATGAATCGCTTCAAAATCCAATTCATCCACTTCTTGATATGGACAACTTTGTTCAACTACAAAAACCTTTGTACGCATTTGAAATACTTGAACTAATTCCGCTGGAGACAAGTCATCCGTCTTCTTGATTACATATTCCATATTATCATTTGGTCTAGATTTCTTTTTATCATCTTAACCTCTCCTTTTTGAAACGAAATGTTACTACTATAACAATTATCCCTTATTATTGTATTTAAATCTAACAAAGAGCTAATAACTCATAAATAATTAAACATTAATACACTCCAAAAGCTTTACCTGCTAAACAAATGATAACAATTAATGTACCAATGAACCATTTAATTTGTGTATTTTTCATTTCAGATATTTGAAACTTGATTTTATCTTCAATCTTTAAAGGTAATTCGTCTATTTTTTTATTTAAATTATCGAACTTATCATCTATTCTCTTCTCAAACTGATCAAATTCTTTTCTTTCAATAAATTCACTCATAATTATCACCTCGTTTAAATAATATATAATTTACAACCAACCTAGCGTCCTTGTAATTGTTACAGCTAATCCTACAATAGCAATTGTCCATCCAATGATTGTATTTCGATCATGTTTGGCTTCTTTCTTTAATTCTTTATTGTTTTCCATCAACATTAACTTTATAT
The Mammaliicoccus sp. Dog046 genome window above contains:
- a CDS encoding FtsW/RodA/SpoVE family cell cycle protein, with product MNFKKRFKFKKSSGGDIGILFTYFILAMIGVVMIYSASMVSANNGALTNGVPISDKYFIKRQFIYFCIGSLVVITMSYRVNINVFQRKEMQQVILTVVLALLVITLLFGSEINGSKNWLNLGIVNIQSSELLKISSILYLSYIIDRRLRAGSHFNLSSLVSPLLVLGFGIMLILIQGDLGGALLNSAIIAFMLLYSDIKNKIKIQIFSITALPMIIYLVYTLLFDAQNIYRMKRIKVVANPFLYENGDGYQLANALLAIGNGGFFGKGLGNGIMKLGYLPEPHTDFIFAVISEELGLVGVLVIIAMYAFITFKGVIYANKTSNHFYKMICIGISSYIFMQVFINLAGISGLIPLTGVTLPLLSYGGSSFLSISIALGILLATSRKINKELKQ
- a CDS encoding GNAT family N-acetyltransferase: MEYVIKKTDDLSPAELVQVFQMRTKVFVVEQSCPYQEVDELDFEAIHIIFKDNEKIVAYLRVIEVDNVIHIGRVLVDPNYRRHSYGKKIVAYAIDYVKENLETNKIIISAQSRLIDFYSAFGFNAISEVYLEDDIPHIDMELKL